One genomic region from Methanocaldococcus fervens AG86 encodes:
- the rpiA gene encoding ribose-5-phosphate isomerase RpiA translates to MSNEDLKLKVAKEAVKLVKDGMVVGLGTGSTAALFIRELGNRIQGEELTVFGIPTSFEAKMLAMQYGIPLVSLDEYDVDIAFDGADEVEEKTLFLIKGGGGCHTQEKIVDYNANEFVVLVDESKLVKNLGEKFPIPVEVIPSAYRVVIRALSEMGGEAVIRLGERKRGPVITDNGNMIIDVFMKVDDAVELEKEINNIPGVVENGIFTKVDKVLVGTKKGVKTLKK, encoded by the coding sequence GTGTCAAACGAAGATTTAAAGTTAAAAGTAGCTAAAGAGGCTGTGAAGTTAGTTAAAGATGGAATGGTTGTTGGATTGGGGACAGGTTCAACAGCAGCTTTATTTATCAGAGAGCTTGGAAATAGAATTCAGGGGGAGGAATTAACGGTCTTTGGAATCCCTACATCATTTGAGGCTAAAATGTTGGCTATGCAGTATGGAATACCATTAGTTTCTTTGGATGAGTACGATGTTGATATTGCGTTTGATGGAGCAGATGAGGTTGAAGAAAAAACGTTATTTTTAATAAAGGGAGGAGGAGGTTGCCACACCCAGGAGAAAATAGTTGATTACAACGCTAATGAGTTCGTTGTTTTAGTTGATGAAAGCAAGTTGGTTAAAAATTTGGGGGAAAAGTTTCCAATACCTGTAGAGGTTATTCCATCAGCTTATAGAGTTGTGATTAGAGCTTTGTCAGAAATGGGTGGAGAGGCAGTTATTAGGTTAGGGGAGAGGAAAAGAGGACCGGTTATAACTGACAATGGGAATATGATTATAGATGTGTTTATGAAAGTTGATGATGCAGTAGAGCTTGAGAAGGAAATCAACAACATACCAGGAGTTGTTGAGAATGGAATCTTTACAAAGGTAGATAAAGTTTTAGTAGGGACAAAAAAAGGTGTAAAAACCTTGAAGAAATAA
- a CDS encoding glycoside hydrolase family 15 protein has translation MGGIIGNNNLLVKIGDYGEISYVFYPHVGYETHFFDSALAVYDKKVKWHWDDDWDISQKYIEETNIFKTILEDDKIILTIKDFVPVSHNVIIRRLHIKNKLDKKLNFKLFFYENLRIGEYPTENAVRFLEDEGCIVKYNEKYVFCIGSNKKIDSFQCGNRYSKNSAYVDIENGLLMEHKESHGLMTDSAISWNIEIDKGKSLAFNIYILLQKFDGDLSIITEQLKIIMNNTVHIKDLSMNYWKNSIGNIKEHIHPQFHSDKEICPIAKRALMVLLMLCDKDGGIIAAPSLHPDYRYVWGRDGAYIAVALDLFGIRGIPDRFFEFMSKIQNDDGSWLQNYYTNGKPRLTAMQIDQIGSILWAMDVHYRLTGNRKFVERYWNTIEKAGNYLTSAALNFTPCFDLWEEKFGVFAYTMGAIYAGLKAAYSMSKAVDMRDKVKHWEKAIEFLKKEVPRRFYLEDEERFAKSINPLDKEIDASILGLSYPFNLIDVDDERMIKTAEAIENAFNYKVGGIGRYPNDVYFGGNPWIITTLWISLYYRRLSKVLKEKNKNDMAEKYLKKSKKLFDWAVKYSFNGLFPEQIHKDLGIPMSAMPLGWSNAMFLIYLYKDDNVIIP, from the coding sequence ATGGGCGGAATAATTGGAAATAACAACCTATTAGTAAAAATCGGAGATTATGGGGAAATTAGTTATGTTTTCTATCCTCATGTGGGTTATGAAACCCATTTCTTCGATTCTGCATTGGCAGTGTATGATAAAAAAGTAAAATGGCATTGGGATGATGATTGGGACATCTCTCAAAAATATATTGAAGAAACAAATATATTCAAAACTATACTGGAAGACGATAAAATAATATTGACAATTAAAGATTTTGTTCCAGTTTCGCACAATGTAATCATTAGAAGGTTGCATATAAAAAATAAACTCGATAAAAAATTGAATTTTAAGCTATTTTTTTATGAAAATTTAAGGATTGGGGAGTATCCTACAGAAAATGCCGTAAGATTTTTAGAGGATGAGGGATGTATCGTTAAATATAACGAAAAATATGTTTTCTGCATTGGAAGTAATAAAAAGATAGATTCGTTCCAGTGTGGAAACAGATACAGCAAAAACAGTGCATACGTAGATATTGAAAACGGATTGTTGATGGAACATAAAGAAAGCCATGGACTGATGACAGATAGTGCAATATCGTGGAATATAGAGATTGATAAAGGAAAGAGCTTAGCGTTTAATATCTATATACTTCTACAAAAATTTGATGGAGATTTATCAATAATAACCGAGCAGTTAAAGATTATAATGAACAATACTGTACATATCAAAGACCTTTCAATGAACTATTGGAAAAATAGCATTGGAAATATAAAAGAACATATCCATCCTCAATTTCATTCAGATAAAGAAATATGTCCTATAGCTAAAAGGGCTTTAATGGTTCTTCTAATGCTTTGTGATAAAGATGGGGGGATTATAGCCGCTCCTTCACTACATCCAGACTATAGGTATGTTTGGGGGAGGGATGGGGCTTATATAGCAGTTGCATTAGATTTATTTGGAATTAGAGGAATTCCCGATAGATTCTTTGAATTCATGTCTAAAATTCAAAATGATGATGGTTCATGGCTACAAAACTACTACACAAATGGAAAACCGAGATTAACAGCGATGCAGATTGACCAAATTGGCTCTATACTGTGGGCTATGGATGTGCATTATAGATTAACTGGAAATAGAAAGTTTGTTGAGAGGTATTGGAATACTATAGAAAAAGCTGGAAATTATCTAACTTCTGCCGCTTTAAACTTCACACCATGCTTTGATTTATGGGAAGAAAAGTTTGGAGTTTTTGCATATACTATGGGAGCAATCTATGCGGGATTAAAAGCTGCTTATAGTATGAGTAAAGCTGTTGATATGAGGGATAAGGTTAAACATTGGGAAAAAGCTATTGAATTTTTGAAAAAGGAAGTTCCAAGGAGATTTTATTTAGAAGATGAGGAAAGATTTGCTAAATCAATAAATCCATTGGATAAGGAGATAGACGCTAGCATATTGGGATTGAGCTATCCATTTAACTTAATTGATGTTGATGATGAAAGGATGATAAAAACAGCTGAGGCTATTGAAAATGCATTTAACTACAAAGTTGGTGGGATTGGGAGATATCCTAATGATGTTTATTTTGGAGGGAACCCATGGATTATAACGACATTGTGGATTTCTTTATATTATAGAAGGTTATCCAAGGTTTTAAAAGAGAAAAATAAAAATGATATGGCAGAGAAATATTTAAAAAAATCTAAAAAATTGTTTGATTGGGCAGTTAAATACAGCTTTAACGGTTTGTTTCCAGAGCAGATACATAAGGACCTCGGCATTCCAATGTCTGCAATGCCTTTGGGCTGGAGCAATGCAATGTTTTTAATCTACCTATATAAGGATGACAATGTCATAATTCCATAA
- the pfkC gene encoding ADP-specific phosphofructokinase, translating into MVVNKFIETIKETKLFTAYNTNVDAIKYLNDEDVQKLVDEFNHEDIIKRMEEYPRIIEEPLDFVARLVYSIKTGKPAEVPLKDKKELQDWFNKIKYDEERMGGQAGIVSNLMATLQIDKIIVYTPFLSKKQAEMFIDYDNLLYPSVENGNLVLKKVRESYRDDPLKINRIFEFKKGLKFKLAGEEVTAKQSTRFIVASRPEALRIEIKDGVRSFLPEIGEMVDCAFLSGYQAIKEKYSDGKTAEYYFKRAKEDIKLLKKNKDIKAHLEFASISDIKIREMVVDYILSSVNSVGMDETEIANVLHILGYENLSNKILKDSFVEDVIEGAKILLDRFKNLEVVQVHTIYYILFVCRADNPLSKKELEECLEFSTILASTRAKLGNIKSIDDLYEGLKVPHNKYGDLLKEIAEKLNGDNYKIALSPSRYVEKPKSTVGLGDTISSGAFVYYVSLLKKKENE; encoded by the coding sequence ATGGTAGTAAATAAATTCATTGAAACTATAAAGGAAACTAAGCTTTTTACAGCTTATAACACAAACGTAGATGCAATAAAATATTTGAATGATGAGGATGTTCAAAAATTAGTTGATGAATTTAATCATGAAGATATCATAAAAAGAATGGAGGAATATCCAAGAATTATTGAGGAACCTTTAGATTTTGTTGCAAGGTTGGTTTATAGTATAAAAACTGGAAAACCTGCAGAAGTGCCATTAAAGGATAAAAAAGAGCTTCAAGATTGGTTTAATAAAATTAAATATGATGAAGAAAGGATGGGAGGACAGGCAGGAATTGTTTCCAATCTAATGGCTACCCTTCAGATAGATAAAATAATTGTTTATACTCCATTTTTATCAAAAAAACAGGCAGAAATGTTTATCGATTATGATAATCTTTTGTATCCATCAGTTGAGAATGGCAACCTTGTATTAAAAAAGGTTAGAGAGAGTTATAGGGATGACCCACTAAAGATAAACCGGATATTTGAATTTAAAAAAGGACTTAAATTTAAATTAGCTGGGGAGGAAGTAACTGCCAAGCAATCTACGAGATTTATTGTAGCTTCAAGACCTGAAGCTTTGAGGATTGAGATAAAAGATGGTGTTAGGAGCTTTTTACCTGAAATTGGAGAGATGGTAGATTGTGCCTTCCTATCTGGATATCAGGCAATTAAAGAAAAATACAGCGATGGAAAGACGGCAGAGTATTACTTTAAGAGAGCTAAAGAGGATATAAAATTGTTAAAGAAAAATAAAGATATTAAAGCTCATTTAGAATTTGCATCTATCTCAGATATAAAAATTAGAGAGATGGTTGTTGATTATATTTTAAGCAGTGTGAATAGTGTAGGAATGGATGAGACTGAAATAGCTAACGTTTTACACATCTTGGGATATGAAAATCTTAGTAATAAAATTTTAAAAGATAGCTTTGTTGAGGATGTGATTGAGGGTGCTAAAATTTTATTGGATAGATTTAAAAACTTAGAGGTTGTTCAAGTTCATACCATTTATTACATACTTTTTGTTTGTAGAGCTGACAACCCATTATCTAAAAAAGAACTTGAGGAATGCTTGGAGTTTTCTACCATATTAGCTTCAACAAGGGCAAAATTAGGAAATATAAAAAGTATAGATGATTTGTATGAGGGGTTAAAAGTTCCTCACAACAAGTATGGAGATTTGTTAAAGGAGATTGCTGAAAAACTTAACGGTGATAATTATAAAATTGCCTTATCTCCTTCAAGATATGTTGAAAAACCAAAATCTACTGTTGGTTTAGGAGATACAATATCAAGCGGAGCATTTGTTTATTATGTCTCATTATTGAAGAAAAAAGAAAATGAATAA
- a CDS encoding glycogen synthase codes for MKIAILAPTITPIVSYGGLGDVMRDLPKFLKNGNDVLVLTINHYNRYFDIPHEVVKKITVVYKGSKIKFDVLKTRHPTTGVELIVFSNEEINNLDVWDPIKYEIFADLVVECLNDVGDIDVASGHDWMCGLAIAKCSDILDLPTTLTIHNEAFKGEMVEYKGEVMTFLELGIKYADAVNTVSPTHAEEIKNCPYIKKYLDGKPFVGILNGIDIDEYDPIKIIDRMITLSNNKLDPRNYAYISPYSAEDAYDVKPKIKYSWFYKGGVYEYVEDWNKIKDRGISATEVEVHGGLKGEVETPLIGFVGRATYQKGFDVMFEAIPELLEKHDIRFVFLTKGEREIEDKLKNLAEEYDGKILALIGYSLPLSSLVFAGSDWMVMPSYWEPCGLVQMEAMAYCTPVIATETGGLKDTIIPLHYNPYEFPNFNKATGVLFKVPDKAGFMWGVEHALNWTFYKVSEVCMFLQYEAYKCPTRPYDENAPLSMMMRNCYYHVLRNLSWQNSPSIRRYKGLFGGAVYNHYLK; via the coding sequence ATGAAAATAGCAATTCTTGCTCCAACGATAACCCCTATTGTCTCCTATGGTGGATTAGGAGATGTGATGAGGGATTTACCAAAATTTTTAAAAAATGGTAATGATGTTTTAGTCTTAACAATAAATCATTACAATAGATATTTTGATATCCCTCATGAAGTTGTTAAAAAAATAACTGTTGTTTATAAAGGTTCTAAGATTAAATTCGATGTTTTAAAGACGAGGCATCCAACAACCGGTGTTGAGTTGATTGTATTTAGCAATGAAGAAATTAACAACTTAGATGTTTGGGATCCTATAAAGTATGAAATCTTTGCTGATTTGGTTGTTGAGTGTTTAAATGATGTGGGTGATATTGATGTCGCCTCTGGGCATGATTGGATGTGTGGTTTAGCTATAGCCAAATGTAGTGATATATTGGATTTGCCAACAACTTTGACTATACATAATGAGGCTTTTAAAGGGGAGATGGTTGAGTATAAAGGAGAGGTTATGACTTTCTTAGAGTTGGGAATTAAATATGCCGATGCAGTCAACACCGTAAGTCCTACACACGCTGAAGAGATAAAAAACTGCCCATATATAAAGAAATATTTGGATGGTAAGCCATTTGTTGGAATTCTAAATGGTATAGATATAGATGAATACGACCCTATAAAAATAATAGATAGAATGATAACCCTTTCAAATAACAAACTCGATCCGAGAAATTACGCTTATATCTCACCGTACTCAGCTGAAGATGCTTATGATGTAAAGCCAAAAATAAAATATTCGTGGTTTTATAAGGGAGGGGTTTATGAATACGTTGAAGATTGGAATAAAATAAAAGATAGGGGAATTTCAGCTACGGAAGTTGAGGTGCATGGTGGACTGAAGGGGGAGGTTGAAACTCCATTAATTGGATTTGTAGGTAGGGCTACATATCAAAAAGGATTTGATGTAATGTTCGAAGCAATTCCTGAACTTTTAGAAAAACATGACATAAGATTTGTATTTTTAACAAAGGGGGAGAGGGAAATTGAAGATAAATTAAAAAATCTCGCTGAGGAATATGATGGAAAGATTTTGGCTTTAATAGGTTATTCTCTCCCACTTTCATCGCTGGTGTTTGCTGGAAGTGATTGGATGGTTATGCCTTCATATTGGGAGCCGTGTGGTTTGGTTCAAATGGAAGCGATGGCGTACTGCACTCCAGTTATAGCCACAGAGACTGGGGGTTTAAAAGACACTATAATACCTCTCCACTACAACCCTTACGAATTCCCAAACTTTAATAAAGCAACAGGTGTATTATTTAAAGTACCTGATAAAGCAGGATTTATGTGGGGTGTTGAACATGCGTTAAATTGGACATTTTATAAAGTTAGTGAGGTGTGTATGTTTTTACAGTATGAAGCATACAAATGCCCTACTCGACCATATGACGAAAACGCCCCTCTTTCCATGATGATGAGAAATTGTTATTACCATGTTCTTAGAAACTTAAGCTGGCAGAACTCTCCATCTATAAGGAGATACAAGGGTTTGTTTGGTGGTGCAGTTTACAATCATTATTTAAAATAG
- a CDS encoding OBG GTPase family GTP-binding protein, which yields MGIEEEIRRIEEELKKTPYNKATQKHIGRLKAKLAKLREQAQSRGGGGGGKGYAVKKSGDATVAFVGFPSVGKSTLLNKLTNAKSEVGAYAFTTLTIVPGVMEHKGAKIQLLDAPGIIVGASSGKGRGTEVLSAVRSADMILLTVDIYTLEHLPVIEKELYNVGIRLDQTPPDVKIKVKERGGINVSSTVPLTHIDEDTIEAILNEYRIHNADVVIREDITLEQFIDVVAGNRVYIPSLVVVNKIDLADEEYLKYIKQKLEEFGKDYVLVSGNKGINLDLLKDKIYDKLGFIKIYLKPQGKKPDFDEPLIMRRGATVKDVCEKLHKDFVRNFRYAQVWGKSAKHPGQRVGLDHKLEDEDILTIVIKR from the coding sequence ATGGGAATTGAAGAGGAAATTAGAAGGATAGAAGAAGAATTAAAGAAAACACCATATAATAAAGCTACACAGAAACACATTGGTAGGTTAAAAGCAAAATTAGCTAAATTGAGGGAACAAGCTCAAAGTAGAGGGGGAGGCGGAGGAGGAAAGGGCTACGCTGTAAAAAAGAGTGGAGATGCTACTGTGGCTTTTGTTGGATTTCCATCCGTTGGAAAATCTACCCTGCTAAACAAATTAACAAATGCTAAATCAGAAGTTGGAGCTTATGCCTTCACAACCTTAACAATTGTCCCCGGAGTTATGGAGCATAAAGGGGCTAAAATTCAACTTTTAGATGCTCCTGGAATTATAGTTGGTGCTTCGTCAGGAAAAGGTAGAGGGACTGAGGTTTTATCAGCGGTGAGAAGTGCAGATATGATTTTATTAACCGTAGATATATATACATTGGAGCATCTCCCAGTTATTGAAAAAGAACTCTACAATGTTGGAATTAGGTTAGACCAAACTCCTCCTGATGTTAAAATTAAGGTTAAAGAGAGAGGAGGAATTAATGTTAGCTCAACAGTCCCACTAACTCATATAGATGAAGACACGATAGAGGCGATATTAAACGAGTATAGAATACACAACGCAGATGTTGTTATTAGGGAGGATATTACATTAGAGCAGTTTATCGATGTTGTTGCTGGAAATAGGGTTTATATTCCATCTTTGGTAGTTGTGAATAAAATAGATTTGGCAGATGAAGAATATTTAAAATACATTAAGCAAAAATTGGAGGAATTTGGGAAGGATTATGTTTTAGTTTCTGGGAATAAAGGAATTAACTTAGATTTATTGAAAGATAAAATATACGATAAATTGGGCTTTATAAAAATTTATTTAAAGCCACAAGGGAAAAAGCCGGACTTTGATGAGCCGTTAATTATGAGGAGGGGAGCTACTGTAAAGGATGTTTGTGAAAAACTACATAAGGACTTTGTTAGGAATTTCAGATATGCCCAAGTTTGGGGAAAGTCAGCAAAACATCCAGGGCAGAGAGTTGGTTTAGACCACAAATTAGAGGATGAGGATATATTAACAATTGTTATAAAGAGATAA
- a CDS encoding glycosyltransferase family 4 protein, whose protein sequence is MKVAIITWEYPPRIVGGLAIHCKGLAEGLVRNGHEVDVITVSYNMPDYENINGVNVYRVKPITHPHFLTWATFMAEEMEKKLGILGVDKYDVIHCHDWMTHFVGANLKHACKMPYVQSIHSTEIGRCGGLHSDDSKAIHTIEYLSTYESCQVITVSYSLKEEVCSTFNTPEDKVKVVYNGINPWEFDINMSWEERINFRRSLGIHDDEKMILFVGRLTYQKGVEYLIRAMPKILERHNVKLVIAGSGDMRGYLEDLCYQLGVRHKVVFLGFTNGDTLKKLYKSADLAVIPSIYEPFGIVALEAMAAGTPVVVSSVGGLREIIQHEYNGIWVYPKNPESIAWGVDRVLSDWEFREYIVNNAKKDAYEKYSWDNIAKETVEVYKVAIEMMRR, encoded by the coding sequence ATGAAGGTAGCGATAATAACCTGGGAGTATCCTCCAAGAATCGTTGGAGGTTTGGCAATTCATTGCAAAGGTTTGGCAGAGGGTTTAGTTAGGAATGGACATGAAGTAGATGTCATAACTGTTAGTTATAACATGCCGGATTATGAAAACATAAATGGAGTTAACGTCTATAGAGTAAAACCAATAACTCATCCGCATTTTTTAACCTGGGCTACATTCATGGCTGAAGAGATGGAAAAAAAGTTGGGGATTTTAGGGGTTGATAAATATGATGTAATTCACTGCCATGATTGGATGACACACTTTGTAGGGGCAAATTTAAAGCATGCATGTAAAATGCCTTATGTCCAATCAATACATAGCACGGAGATTGGAAGGTGTGGAGGGCTGCATTCAGATGATTCAAAGGCGATACATACGATAGAGTATCTCTCAACCTATGAATCCTGCCAGGTAATAACTGTAAGTTATTCTTTGAAAGAGGAGGTTTGCTCCACATTCAATACGCCAGAAGATAAGGTTAAAGTTGTTTATAACGGTATAAATCCCTGGGAGTTTGATATTAATATGAGCTGGGAAGAGAGAATAAATTTTAGAAGAAGTTTGGGCATTCATGATGATGAAAAGATGATTTTATTTGTTGGAAGATTAACGTATCAAAAAGGAGTAGAGTATTTAATAAGGGCAATGCCAAAAATCCTTGAAAGGCATAATGTAAAGTTGGTTATAGCCGGGTCTGGGGACATGAGGGGTTATTTGGAAGATTTATGCTATCAATTGGGGGTACGGCATAAAGTAGTTTTTTTAGGGTTTACTAATGGTGATACGCTAAAAAAATTATACAAATCAGCTGATCTGGCTGTAATTCCTTCAATCTATGAGCCGTTTGGTATAGTGGCTTTAGAGGCTATGGCCGCTGGAACACCTGTAGTTGTAAGCTCGGTTGGAGGGTTGAGAGAGATTATACAGCATGAGTATAATGGCATTTGGGTCTATCCAAAAAATCCTGAGTCAATTGCTTGGGGGGTTGATAGGGTTTTATCTGACTGGGAGTTTAGGGAGTATATTGTTAATAACGCCAAAAAGGATGCTTACGAAAAGTATAGTTGGGATAACATAGCTAAAGAAACTGTAGAAGTTTATAAAGTAGCTATAGAGATGATGAGGCGATAA
- the map gene encoding type II methionyl aminopeptidase, with amino-acid sequence MEIEGYEKIIEAGKIASKVREEAIKLIKPGVKLLEVAEFVENRIKELGGEPAFPCNISINEIAAHYTPKLNDNLEFKEEDIVKLDLGVHVDGYIADTAITVDLSNSYKDLVKASEDALYTVIKEINPPMNIGEMGRIIQEVIESYGYKPISNLSGHVMYRYELHTGISIPNVYERTNQVIDVGDLVAIEPFATDGFGMVKDGNLGNIYKFLAKRPIRLPQARKLLDVIAKNYPYLPFAERWVLKNESERLALNSLIRASCIYGYPVLKERENGIVSQAEHTILITENGVEITTK; translated from the coding sequence ATGGAGATTGAGGGTTATGAAAAAATTATAGAGGCGGGAAAAATAGCTTCTAAGGTTAGAGAAGAAGCAATAAAATTAATAAAACCAGGAGTTAAATTGTTAGAGGTTGCTGAATTTGTTGAAAATAGGATTAAAGAGCTTGGCGGAGAGCCAGCTTTTCCATGCAACATATCAATTAATGAGATAGCTGCCCACTACACACCAAAATTAAATGACAATTTAGAATTTAAGGAGGAAGATATTGTTAAATTGGACTTAGGGGTTCATGTAGACGGCTATATAGCAGATACGGCCATAACAGTGGATTTATCAAACTCTTATAAAGATTTGGTAAAGGCATCTGAGGATGCACTATATACAGTTATTAAAGAGATAAATCCACCAATGAATATTGGAGAGATGGGAAGGATTATCCAAGAGGTTATTGAGAGTTATGGTTATAAGCCAATATCTAACCTCTCTGGGCATGTGATGTATAGATATGAATTACACACAGGAATTAGCATTCCAAATGTTTATGAAAGAACCAATCAAGTTATTGATGTTGGGGATTTAGTGGCAATAGAGCCATTTGCAACGGATGGCTTTGGAATGGTTAAAGATGGGAATCTTGGAAATATATACAAGTTTTTAGCTAAAAGACCAATTAGATTACCACAAGCAAGAAAACTTTTAGATGTTATAGCAAAGAACTACCCATATTTACCGTTTGCTGAAAGATGGGTTTTGAAAAATGAGAGTGAGAGATTGGCTTTAAACTCCCTAATTAGGGCATCTTGCATTTATGGTTATCCAGTATTAAAGGAGAGAGAGAATGGCATAGTTAGCCAAGCGGAGCATACAATATTAATAACTGAAAATGGTGTTGAGATAACAACAAAATAA
- a CDS encoding winged helix-turn-helix domain-containing protein: protein MEDMWGKIGETAGRVYHLLKGGEKSLSQIEKILRKEGYNSNIVKMAIGWLAREDKIFVLKDVKKWIIKLK from the coding sequence ATGGAAGATATGTGGGGAAAAATTGGTGAAACCGCTGGAAGAGTCTACCACCTACTGAAAGGAGGGGAGAAAAGCTTATCCCAAATAGAAAAAATTTTAAGAAAAGAGGGATATAACTCCAATATTGTAAAAATGGCTATTGGATGGTTGGCAAGGGAAGATAAAATATTTGTATTGAAAGATGTCAAAAAGTGGATTATTAAACTGAAATAA
- the pgi gene encoding glucose-6-phosphate isomerase: MLSYDYENALRVGEVSFEDINGVDFTSAYSRLMEKLDNGVVGFRDVIYNENLDEYKFFNGYKNVVVVGMGGSILGTMAIYYAVSAFKNNAYFIDNSDPEKTLSILNKIDLNDSIIYIVSKSGNTLETLVNYYLIKKKIGKLNSFKGKIVFITNDGKLKREAEKNNYEILSIPENVPGRFSVFTAVGLAPLYSLGTDISKILKGAREMDKLCRNEDILKNPALLNGVIHYLYDKKGRDISVIMSYIESLRYFGEWCKQLIGESLGKRGEGITPLLSIGAKDQHSLLQLYMDGKKDKIITFIVPKKYRLDEEIVFEDIDDKEVCCMLSDIIKCEQEATEIALTNNGIPNVKITIDEVNEEALGALMYMYEMQVGFMGELYNLNTYNQPAVEGEKKICWELIKKCDRYGSK; encoded by the coding sequence ATGTTAAGTTATGATTATGAAAACGCTTTAAGGGTTGGGGAAGTAAGTTTTGAAGATATAAATGGTGTAGACTTTACAAGTGCATATTCAAGGTTGATGGAAAAGTTGGATAATGGGGTTGTGGGATTTAGAGATGTAATATACAACGAAAATTTAGATGAATACAAATTCTTTAATGGATACAAAAACGTTGTAGTTGTTGGAATGGGGGGCTCAATACTGGGAACTATGGCAATCTATTATGCAGTATCTGCATTTAAAAACAACGCCTATTTTATAGACAATAGCGATCCTGAAAAAACCTTATCAATATTAAACAAAATCGATTTAAATGATTCTATAATTTATATTGTTAGTAAATCTGGTAATACATTGGAAACTTTGGTTAATTATTATTTAATAAAAAAGAAGATTGGAAAACTAAATTCATTTAAAGGAAAAATTGTCTTTATAACTAACGATGGAAAATTAAAAAGAGAGGCAGAGAAAAATAATTATGAAATACTTTCAATCCCTGAAAATGTTCCTGGAAGGTTTTCCGTTTTCACTGCTGTTGGTTTAGCCCCTCTATACTCTTTAGGGACAGATATATCAAAAATATTGAAGGGAGCGAGGGAGATGGATAAACTCTGCCGAAATGAGGACATATTAAAAAATCCAGCTTTGTTGAATGGGGTTATACACTACCTTTATGATAAAAAAGGGAGGGATATCTCAGTAATCATGAGTTATATTGAAAGCTTAAGATATTTTGGAGAGTGGTGTAAGCAACTTATTGGAGAAAGCTTAGGAAAAAGAGGAGAGGGAATAACTCCATTATTGTCAATTGGGGCTAAAGACCAGCATTCTTTATTGCAACTCTACATGGATGGAAAAAAAGATAAGATAATAACTTTCATAGTTCCTAAAAAATACAGGTTGGATGAAGAGATTGTATTTGAAGATATAGATGACAAAGAAGTGTGTTGTATGCTTTCTGATATTATTAAATGTGAGCAAGAAGCTACAGAAATCGCTTTAACAAATAACGGAATACCAAATGTAAAAATAACGATTGATGAAGTTAATGAAGAGGCTTTAGGAGCTTTAATGTATATGTATGAGATGCAAGTTGGATTTATGGGGGAGCTTTATAACCTAAATACTTACAATCAACCGGCAGTTGAAGGGGAGAAAAAAATATGCTGGGAATTAATAAAAAAATGTGATAGATATGGTAGTAAATAA